From Cryobacterium sp. GrIS_2_6:
AGCCGACGGTGAGGATCAGCGCGGTGACCGCCCCGAGGACGGCGCCGACGATCATGAAGTTGAGGTAGCGCGGGGAACGCCGCACGGTGGCCGCGGCCTGGCCGACGAGAATCTCGGGGACGGCCGCGCCCGGGGCGGGCTGCACGGGGGCGATGTCGTTCCCTGGCTGCTCGGTTGCGCTCATGGGGACATTCTCGCACGCGCGCCCCGGGAGTGCGCCGGGAGAACGGGAGTGCGGTCGCCGCCGCGCCGGTTTCGGCACGCTGCTACCGAAACGGCAGGCGCGGGTAGCGGAAGCCGGCGCGGGCGCGGGATGTGGGCTGTGGGAACCGGCGCGGTCGGACGCGACGCTTACCGGACGGAACTCCGCGCGCTGCTCGTGAGCGAAGGCATCCGTGACCGTGCTCGACCAGGGGCAGCGCGCGGCGATCGCGGCGGCGGACTTCCTCGTGCTGCAGTGCGAGCTGCCGGTGTCGGTGCTCGTTGAGGGGCTCGCGGTCGCGCGGGCGTCGGGCACGTTCACGGTTTTCACGCCCGCTCCGGTCGTGCCGCTGCCTGCGGCGTTCCTCGCGGGCGTCGACCTGGTCGTGGCCAACCGCCTCGAGGCCGAGGAGCTCACGGGTGAGGCGGATGCCGCGCGCGCGGCAGAATCCCTCAGCGCGCGCCGCGGCTGGGCGATCGTCACCCTCGGGGATGAGGGGTGCATTGTCGCCCGCGGCGGCGTCGCACTCGGGCTCGCTCCGTCCCGGCCGGTGCGCCCTGTGGACACCACGGGAGCCGGGGACACCTTCGTCGGCGCGCTCGTCGCCCGGCTCGCCGAGGGTTCCAGGGGTGCCGTGTCCGGTGGAGCGGATGCCTGGCCGGCGCGACGGCATCGATGCCGACCCGCGC
This genomic window contains:
- a CDS encoding PfkB family carbohydrate kinase, which produces MTVLDQGQRAAIAAADFLVLQCELPVSVLVEGLAVARASGTFTVFTPAPVVPLPAAFLAGVDLVVANRLEAEELTGEADAARAAESLSARRGWAIVTLGDEGCIVARGGVALGLAPSRPVRPVDTTGAGDTFVGALVARLAEGSRGAVSGGADAWPARRHRCRPAPR